CCTAGTAAGTGGAATGCTAACAAATTTCCTAAAGCTCCAGAGAATGATGGAACTTGTCAGCCCTATTCTTCTGTGGCAAACCTGGATCCAAATGTATGGGCAACATCAAACGTTGCAAACATGGCCAACTATGCTCACTATTCCTCTAATTTTAGTAAAGAACTTTCTCTGAGTCTTGCAACATCTACAGCCGCAGGACAGTGCTCAGACGTGACTTGCTCTAATATGACCCCGTGCATGAATGGAACCATTTCCTGCAGCAGTAGTAGGGAAATTTCTATGAATTTGGGTGGTAATAAACATGCACAAATTTCACCGGAAGTACTGGAATCGAGATACCTTCTTGGGATTCAAGAGATACTTGCTCAAATTGCAAGATATTCATTTCAAAATCTGGAACAGTTAAACTATTCAGCCCCTGGTAATAGAGCAGGTGGACACAAGTCAACTTCAGCGTTTCCACCCAAGAGAAACATCTTGACAGATCACAATGCAAGTTCTGTTTACGAATCTCATGCAGAGTCTCCTTTGCAAAGGCAGGCTGCTGAATCTAAGAAAGCTCAACTGCTGGCACTTCTACAACTGGTATGACACTGCATAAATTAATTCTTTTGATGTTCATATTAATTATGGTCATGGACAGAATCATGTTAGTAATACATTGCACTTGTCCACGTTCAGATTCATGGATGGTATATAAATTGCTAAAGTTGGTTCATAATAATGGTCTAAAAAACGGATAAGTAGAGGTGTTTAAGAGTAGAACATGTAAGTTTTCATCGTGAAATATTGTCATACAACTAACTAGTATCTCTTTCTTAATCAGGTGGACAGTCGATACAGCCAGTGTTTGGATGAGATACATACTGTTGTATCTGCATTCCATGCAGCTACCGAGCTGGACCCACAGATACATGCACATTTTGCTCTTCAAACCATCTCTGTCCTTTACAAGGACTTACGGGAGAGGATTAGCAACTACATTCTTGCCATGGGATCAAGTTTCAAAAAATCGTGCACGGAAGACAGTGAATGGTCTATTGAAACTTCATTCCTTCAAAAGCAATGGGCTCTCCAGcagttgaaaagaaaagatcAGCTGTGGAGGCCCCAGAGAGGCTTGCCGGAAAGATCTGTCTCGGTTCTACGGGCATGGATGTTTCAGAATTTCCTACACCCGTGAGTTTCAAATATGCAATATGCCTTCTTGGACTGGCTCTATACTTCAATCATCAGAGTTTTATCCATGAAACGAATTTAAAGAATATATGTAaagaaagtatttatttatcatttaatgGATTTCAGGTATCCGAAAGATGCAGAGAAGCATTTACTTGCAGTGAAAAGTGGGTTGACTAGAAGTCAGGTATTTATctacttgtttgtttgttacTTTGTTCAAAGATGAACGATCTGATATGCTTGCTTGGTTGTGTCTTGAAACTCAGGTATCCAACTGGTTTATAAATGCTCGTGTGCGGCTGTGGAAACCTATGATTGAAGAGATGTATGCTGAAATGAACAAAAGAAAGGCCTGTCGAAATGAAGAAGAAATCCAGAATAACCATGGGAACAGGATAAGCATGAGTAATCAAAGGTTTAATGTTAACTAAAGGTGTAACAAAGTCGCATAACGATATAAAGcacctttttctttattcaaatAGAAAACAGAACTGAGGCCAAAATCTGAGCTTATTGTTTTGCATGGTAGGTAGGGTATATTATTTATGAGGATGTCCTGTCCATGAAGAAAATAGAATGTTAGAAAATTTCACGACATTTATTTGTCCATCCGTTCTAGAACTCGACTTATTTTGGCTTGATTTTTTATTCCATGGCGATGCACCAGTAAATGGGTGAAGCCGTAAAAGCGGTTTAGGTTCTTAAGAAGGTAAAGTCCAACATTGAAAGAGGCTCATGTTAAGGCAAAGTACCAGGTTGACGCCATTAGTCATGCCATGGAGGTTTGGGCATACCTGCAAGAACTATCAAGTTCGTCATTGTAGAAAAAACTATTACATATACTATCTAtgattttacaaattaatttcttaactCCTTTAACAGGAAAACAAAATCCTATGTTGCTTTCATTATTTCACTTCAGCCTTTCAGGGTCAGGAATCTCTTGAGGATAAATAAACTATAAGTATCAGCAGGTAAAAAGATACCGACATGAAAAGGAATTGAGTGTAAGATTAAATGGTGTGCCCACCGTTTTAGCTTTACAGTTGTAACAAAAactcctttttttatttatttgtccaAAAATAACACTTTTGAAGCTTTAGCAACTATGTATGTAGACTAGCTAACTTACGTCTATGACTACACAAATGAAAGAATGACTATAGCTGCTTTCAAGTAAACTCTTCCCCCTTTTTCTTTCCTCTGTCGATCCTCTGTTCGTCTCCATCTATCTACAATGACATGGCCCCCTTCACCAGAATTTTGACAAAACAAAGAACTATAAACTTGTGCAAcaatcaaaatacaaaataggTGCTAATCTTTATTCATCTACGACTACTACCGTACTACATCTCCACTGAAATTCGTGTCTTTATTGGTTTCAATTTCAAACCCATGCTCTCCGGGGAGTAAAGCTCAGGAGAAATGCAAGAGGGACTCAGGGGACTTCTTGGGCTGACACTCAACTTAGATGGTCTGTACAAGCCATATCCCATGAGAAAGTACTCCAACGGTGTTAACATGGCCTGAGGTTGCTCCTCTGTTACCATTGACCCACACGCTTGAACCTGCACTTCCACCCACAATAGCTATTAAATCTAGTTCATTGTTTATTGATAAACACATTCTTCTcacaaattaaaatgaatatgaaTTGTCTTACGCACTTCAACTAAGGCACTGAATCGTCTATCCAACTTAGATGTCATGTGGAGAGCCTCGGAGTGAAAAGGAGACATATCCCCCACAAAAATTAGTGAACGACAATGTAATTTTCTCAATCCTTCACTGATGTCATGTCTCCTGAAAAATGCCAATACAAAGTTATGGCTATGTTGCTGTTTCATAACATGTGGAACTAGAGCGTCACCAAATGCATTTATGCATGAAAACTGGTAAATTAACAACGAGTGCATGTGTAATTAAATTCTGAATCTCCGACTGACTTCTAGCAGTAATTGATACCATGCTGAGAGCAACTCCACTCCTACCCCCACCACCACCCAACTCATacatatgtatattaaaatagatAGTCACTTTCGAGTTGGATGAAAACCACTATTTTGAAGTGTTATCTTACCCATTAATCGCTTCAAGGAACCGCCACACATTCAAACTCTGCCTCTCATCCAATGACTGTcaagaaatatttaaaagagagtCAGGCAAGGCCTCAGTTTCAAATGCCAACAAACCAGTCCATACATGGAAGCGTTAGTAAGATAAATTGGGCTAACCCTTTGGCATGCTTGAACAATATCAGACACTGGCAAATAGTCACTGCCTCGAACTTCCTATCATTACCAATAAAGTTAATGACTCAACCTCGCACACTGAAGGAAGGGGAAATTTTCTTTTCAGGAATAGGCATACCTTGCTAAAGTATCGGTTTAGCAATATTTCTTTAACCACCCCACACATGCCGTAAAAGTAGAGTAAATTTGACATGACCTGCAATTATTAGTCTTTAGCAAAAGGTGGTATCTCACAAAGAGACAAAGGCTCTCAGGTTTAGAAAAAGAACCTTATTGTACAGCCATTCAGTCCAAGATGGTGCTTTACATAATGGGGAAACAAGTATCAAACCAAGAACACGGTGTCTATATTTCACCTGTtgttaaaataagaaatatctGTGAAATCCCATTCAGCCATTTAAGAAtagtaaaaagaaagagagacaGTGTATATATACAAAGACTCACAGCAAATAAGGCAAGAATGTAAGCCCCAGCAGTTACTCCCATACACATCACTGCACTCTGACTGCAAAGGAGAGAGGAGAAATATATTAGATTGCCTTCTCAAGATCAAGGAGACGCGATCAGTTGCACAAGTTATAAACCCGTCACTTTTAATGCAAAACGGAAGGATATTTCAGTTGCAAATATagtaaa
This Vigna angularis cultivar LongXiaoDou No.4 chromosome 4, ASM1680809v1, whole genome shotgun sequence DNA region includes the following protein-coding sequences:
- the LOC108331932 gene encoding homeobox protein ATH1; the protein is MERDMYIAPLEISGRGATVIDEISQHPTSNPLIQCYSLDLNNQSHIINGISMLSGEQGEPTSNVHADACFISPSTIADSTPLVTSRRKTIVGDASNPMANSEFQEHLVGGVPLTPASLAAILADRIGLEENLENSAAALAPSIFSTGALEVFFNNLHGTSNPWFGTFEECAYNEIPSKWNANKFPKAPENDGTCQPYSSVANLDPNVWATSNVANMANYAHYSSNFSKELSLSLATSTAAGQCSDVTCSNMTPCMNGTISCSSSREISMNLGGNKHAQISPEVLESRYLLGIQEILAQIARYSFQNLEQLNYSAPGNRAGGHKSTSAFPPKRNILTDHNASSVYESHAESPLQRQAAESKKAQLLALLQLVDSRYSQCLDEIHTVVSAFHAATELDPQIHAHFALQTISVLYKDLRERISNYILAMGSSFKKSCTEDSEWSIETSFLQKQWALQQLKRKDQLWRPQRGLPERSVSVLRAWMFQNFLHPYPKDAEKHLLAVKSGLTRSQVSNWFINARVRLWKPMIEEMYAEMNKRKACRNEEEIQNNHGNRISMSNQRFNVN
- the LOC108331933 gene encoding protein NDL2, which encodes MECEWLHIHDAIESEMADTVSVSVDMEAISPPPEEHVVRTRYGCVSVAVYGDQDKPALITYPDLALNYVSCFQGLLFCPEACSLLLHNFCIYHISPPGHELGAAAIDTDRPILSADDLADQIAEVLNYFGQSAVMCMGVTAGAYILALFAVKYRHRVLGLILVSPLCKAPSWTEWLYNKVMSNLLYFYGMCGVVKEILLNRYFSKEVRGSDYLPVSDIVQACQRSLDERQSLNVWRFLEAINGRHDISEGLRKLHCRSLIFVGDMSPFHSEALHMTSKLDRRFSALVEVQACGSMVTEEQPQAMLTPLEYFLMGYGLYRPSKLSVSPRSPLSPSCISPELYSPESMGLKLKPIKTRISVEM